A genomic window from Leptospiraceae bacterium includes:
- a CDS encoding DUF2330 domain-containing protein, translating into MLRKKGFISIFLLLGILGLFQEELSSFCGFYVAKADAKLFNEASKVVLVRNGNKTVVGMMNDYKGELKDFAIVIPVPVVLKREQINVGNQAVFDHLDAYTAPRLVEYFDEDPCQRKYEEERDMRTEGAVNDDFGGGSRKKKDLGVKVEAKYLVGEYDILILSAKYSSGLETWLHTNGYKIPEGASKALKPYIQQNLKFFVAKVNLKEQTKTGLQFLRPLQFAYESEKFMLPIRLGMVNAKGPQELLLYVLSRNGRVETSNYRTVKLPSNLEIPAYIKTEFGKFYKDMFSKQVEKENYRVVFTEYFWDMNWCDPCAADPLSKEELKSLGVFWLDGNEQYGGAQNVLVTRLHVRYTPETFPEDLMFQETSDRSNFQGRYILQHPWTGSASACSEAERYFSNLQGRQEKRAQNLSHLTGWDIQDIRNRMNLNSSSYPRKKWWDRIWE; encoded by the coding sequence ATGCTTAGAAAAAAAGGGTTTATTTCTATATTCCTACTTTTGGGAATACTCGGTTTATTCCAGGAAGAACTATCTTCTTTTTGCGGTTTCTATGTGGCGAAAGCAGATGCAAAGTTGTTTAATGAAGCATCCAAAGTCGTGCTGGTTCGTAATGGGAATAAAACAGTAGTCGGTATGATGAATGACTACAAGGGAGAATTGAAGGATTTTGCTATTGTAATTCCGGTTCCTGTGGTTTTAAAACGGGAGCAGATTAATGTGGGAAATCAGGCTGTATTTGACCATCTGGATGCCTATACTGCTCCGAGACTGGTAGAGTATTTCGATGAAGATCCCTGTCAAAGAAAGTATGAAGAAGAAAGGGATATGCGAACAGAGGGTGCTGTCAATGATGATTTCGGTGGAGGATCCAGAAAAAAGAAAGACCTCGGAGTGAAAGTAGAAGCCAAATATTTAGTGGGGGAATACGATATACTGATTCTTTCTGCGAAGTATTCTAGCGGACTTGAAACCTGGCTTCATACAAATGGGTATAAAATACCGGAGGGAGCAAGCAAGGCATTAAAGCCTTATATACAGCAAAACCTCAAGTTTTTTGTAGCGAAAGTTAACCTGAAAGAACAGACGAAAACAGGTTTGCAATTTTTGCGTCCCCTACAATTTGCTTATGAATCTGAGAAGTTTATGTTACCGATTCGTCTGGGTATGGTCAATGCAAAAGGACCTCAAGAGCTATTGCTTTATGTACTCAGTCGGAATGGAAGGGTAGAAACCAGTAATTATAGGACAGTAAAGCTTCCCTCTAATCTAGAAATTCCTGCCTATATTAAAACAGAGTTCGGTAAGTTTTACAAGGACATGTTTTCAAAACAGGTAGAAAAAGAAAACTACCGAGTTGTTTTTACAGAATATTTCTGGGATATGAATTGGTGTGACCCCTGTGCAGCGGATCCATTGAGTAAAGAAGAGTTAAAATCTCTGGGTGTATTCTGGCTGGATGGAAACGAGCAATATGGTGGAGCTCAGAATGTCCTGGTTACCCGTCTTCATGTTCGTTATACGCCGGAAACCTTTCCGGAAGACCTGATGTTTCAGGAAACTTCGGATCGTTCTAATTTCCAGGGAAGATATATTTTGCAACACCCCTGGACAGGAAGCGCTTCTGCCTGTTCCGAAGCGGAACGTTATTTTTCTAATTTGCAGGGAAGACAGGAAAAA
- a CDS encoding RnfABCDGE type electron transport complex subunit D → MTDLISKEKLPTAKRSWREMFYIYDIRYIHIFLMASLLMGGALFRDFSIVPLQVALTFVFGILSQAMFIRIFRIKNVGYLSAVITCFGISLLLRSNHIWVHPLAIFLAISSKFLIRFRGKHLLNPAMFAVLFAMNLLPASWISPGQWGYDLAVLFWLLIFGFIVTARSRTLWIGLSFIGFYFGLLAIRVLYLGYHWDVWFHQFKSGSLLLFSFFMITDPKTSPDHPSGRLIHTGIVALIAFIWQYYFYFYHNLLYALLFASPLVPLLDTYFKYEKFEWAGLVSDLTVHKGV, encoded by the coding sequence TTGACAGACCTCATTTCTAAAGAAAAGCTTCCAACTGCAAAACGCAGTTGGAGGGAGATGTTTTATATATATGATATTCGGTATATTCATATATTCTTAATGGCAAGTCTCTTGATGGGAGGAGCTTTATTCCGGGATTTTTCCATTGTTCCCTTGCAAGTTGCTCTAACTTTTGTATTTGGAATCTTGAGCCAGGCTATGTTTATTCGTATTTTTAGAATAAAAAATGTGGGTTATTTAAGTGCTGTTATAACCTGTTTTGGAATATCCTTATTGCTTCGTTCTAACCACATCTGGGTTCATCCTCTGGCCATTTTTCTTGCGATTAGCAGTAAGTTCTTAATTCGTTTTCGTGGGAAGCATCTCTTAAATCCGGCGATGTTTGCTGTTTTATTTGCTATGAATCTCCTGCCCGCTTCCTGGATTTCACCCGGACAATGGGGGTATGACCTCGCTGTACTATTCTGGCTACTCATATTTGGTTTTATTGTAACGGCTCGTTCTAGAACTCTCTGGATAGGTTTGAGTTTTATAGGTTTTTATTTCGGGCTTTTGGCTATACGTGTTTTATACCTCGGTTATCACTGGGATGTATGGTTTCACCAGTTCAAAAGCGGTTCTCTGTTGTTATTCAGTTTTTTCATGATAACCGATCCGAAAACCTCCCCCGATCATCCTTCCGGAAGATTGATTCACACAGGCATTGTGGCTCTTATCGCTTTTATCTGGCAATATTATTTTTATTTTTATCATAACCTCCTATATGCCTTACTTTTTGCCAGTCCTCTGGTTCCTCTCTTAGATACTTATTTTAAATATGAAAAATTTGAATGGGCAGGTTTGGTATCCGACCTTACTGTTCATAAAGGGGTTTAA
- a CDS encoding DUF2330 domain-containing protein: MLRFFIFFLFISFSSSSVLFAFCGFFVAKADASLYNSASRVVLVRDENRTVVSMMNDYKGELKDFALVVPVPVVLTRKQINVGESGVFDHLDAFTAPRLVEYHDSDPCYRLYENEDGVVKQESVKESSSETPKSPKGLGVKVEASYTVGEYDIKILSAKYSNGLETWLRQNGYRIPEGASKALQPYIRQKMKFFVAKVNLKEQLKTGLQFLRPLQFAYESEKFLLPIRLGMINAKGEQELLVYVLTKKGRVETTNYRTVKLPSDVEVPEFVIQEFKDFYRDMFTRQVKKENYRVVFTEYFWDMGWCDPCAANPLSQQELKSLGVFWLNEQENKGFGGSNVKVTRLHLRYNNKTFPEDLMFQETSDTANFQGRYIVRHPWKGSPNACSEARLYFDNLYTLREGRAQNLSMLTGWDINEIRKKMNLGEKPISKKKWYERIWE; encoded by the coding sequence ATGTTACGATTTTTTATTTTTTTCCTGTTTATTTCTTTTAGCAGTAGTTCTGTCCTTTTTGCTTTTTGTGGTTTCTTTGTCGCAAAAGCCGATGCCAGCCTCTATAATAGTGCTTCGAGGGTGGTGCTGGTTCGTGATGAAAACCGGACCGTTGTCAGTATGATGAACGACTATAAGGGAGAGCTAAAAGACTTTGCCCTTGTGGTTCCTGTTCCGGTTGTGCTTACCAGAAAGCAGATCAACGTAGGAGAATCCGGGGTTTTTGACCATCTCGATGCCTTTACAGCTCCGAGGCTTGTAGAATACCATGACTCTGATCCCTGCTATCGGCTCTATGAAAATGAAGATGGTGTTGTGAAGCAAGAAAGTGTTAAGGAAAGTAGTTCAGAAACACCTAAAAGTCCGAAAGGTCTGGGTGTAAAAGTAGAGGCCAGTTATACCGTAGGCGAGTACGATATTAAAATCCTGTCTGCCAAATACTCCAATGGACTCGAAACCTGGCTTCGTCAGAATGGATACAGGATTCCTGAGGGAGCGAGTAAGGCCCTACAACCCTATATTCGCCAGAAGATGAAGTTTTTCGTAGCAAAAGTCAATCTGAAAGAGCAGTTGAAGACCGGCTTACAATTTCTTCGTCCTTTGCAATTTGCCTATGAATCCGAGAAGTTCCTGCTTCCGATTCGTCTGGGTATGATTAACGCAAAAGGGGAACAGGAGCTTTTAGTCTATGTGCTTACCAAGAAAGGTCGGGTAGAAACTACCAATTATCGGACGGTAAAGCTGCCTTCCGATGTAGAAGTTCCTGAATTTGTGATCCAGGAATTCAAAGATTTTTATCGGGATATGTTTACAAGACAGGTGAAAAAGGAGAATTACCGGGTTGTATTTACTGAATATTTCTGGGACATGGGCTGGTGCGACCCCTGCGCCGCAAACCCTTTGAGTCAACAGGAACTAAAATCTCTCGGAGTGTTCTGGTTGAATGAGCAGGAGAACAAAGGCTTTGGTGGAAGTAATGTAAAGGTGACAAGGCTACATCTGCGTTATAATAATAAAACTTTTCCGGAAGACCTGATGTTTCAAGAAACCTCCGATACAGCCAATTTTCAGGGTCGCTACATTGTTCGCCATCCCTGGAAGGGAAGTCCGAATGCCTGTTCGGAAGCGAGGCTATATTTTGATAACCTTTATACATTAAGGGAAGGAAGGGCGCAGAACCTTTCTATGCTCACAGGTTGGGATATAAACGAGATACGAAAGAAAATGAATCTCGGTGAGAAACCTATTTCTAAGAAGAAATGGTATGAAAGGATCTGGGAATAA
- a CDS encoding DUF2330 domain-containing protein, whose translation MKKRVFYLFAVLSILIFSFELSSFCGFFVAKADASLYNSASRVVLVRDENRTVVSMMNDYKGELKDFALVVPVPVVLTRKQINVGESKVFDHLDAFTAPRLVEYHDSDPCYTTPTLEMMEKKTYSPAPAGNASGTKGGLGVKVEASYTVGEYDIKILSAKYSNGLETWLRQNGYRIPKGASKALQPYIRQKMKFFVAKVNLKEQLKTGLQFLRPLQFAYESEKFLLPIRLGMINAKGEQELLVYVLTKKGRVETTNYRTVKLPSDVEVPEFVIQEFKDFYRDMFTKQVKKENYRVVFTEYFWDMGWCDPCAADPLSQQELKSLGVFWLNEEGNQGFGGSNVKVTRLHLRYNNKTFPEDLMFQETSDTANFQGRYIVNHPWKGSPNACSEARNYFRNLQTREETRAKNLADLTGWNLQSIRKKMNFEQYSKIPAKKWYERIWE comes from the coding sequence ATGAAAAAAAGAGTCTTTTACCTATTCGCTGTTCTTTCTATCCTGATTTTTTCTTTTGAACTCAGTTCCTTTTGTGGTTTCTTTGTCGCAAAAGCCGATGCCAGCCTCTATAACAGTGCTTCTAGGGTGGTGTTGGTCCGGGACGAAAACCGAACCGTTGTCAGCATGATGAATGACTATAAAGGAGAGCTAAAAGACTTTGCCCTTGTCGTTCCCGTTCCGGTTGTGCTTACCAGAAAGCAGATCAACGTAGGAGAATCGAAAGTCTTTGACCATCTCGATGCCTTTACAGCTCCGAGACTTGTGGAATACCACGACTCTGACCCCTGTTATACGACTCCGACTCTGGAGATGATGGAGAAGAAAACCTATTCTCCGGCTCCTGCCGGTAATGCTTCCGGAACGAAGGGAGGCCTGGGTGTAAAAGTAGAGGCCAGTTATACCGTAGGCGAGTACGATATTAAAATCCTGTCTGCCAAATACTCCAATGGACTCGAAACCTGGCTTCGTCAGAATGGATACAGGATTCCTAAGGGAGCGAGTAAGGCCCTACAACCCTATATTCGCCAGAAGATGAAGTTTTTCGTAGCAAAAGTCAATCTGAAAGAGCAGTTGAAGACCGGCTTACAATTTCTTCGTCCTTTGCAATTTGCCTATGAATCCGAGAAGTTCCTGCTTCCGATTCGTCTGGGTATGATTAACGCAAAAGGGGAACAGGAGCTTTTAGTCTATGTGCTTACCAAGAAAGGTCGGGTAGAAACTACCAATTATCGGACGGTAAAGCTGCCTTCCGATGTAGAAGTTCCGGAATTTGTTATTCAGGAATTCAAAGATTTTTATCGGGATATGTTTACTAAGCAGGTGAAAAAGGAGAATTACCGGGTTGTATTTACTGAATATTTCTGGGATATGGGCTGGTGTGACCCCTGCGCCGCAGACCCTTTGAGTCAACAGGAACTAAAATCTCTCGGAGTGTTCTGGTTGAATGAAGAGGGGAATCAGGGCTTTGGTGGAAGTAATGTAAAGGTGACAAGGCTACATCTGCGTTATAATAATAAAACTTTTCCGGAAGACCTGATGTTTCAAGAAACCTCCGATACAGCCAATTTTCAGGGTCGTTACATTGTAAATCATCCCTGGAAGGGAAGTCCGAATGCCTGCTCGGAAGCCAGAAACTATTTCAGGAATTTACAAACAAGAGAAGAAACTAGAGCTAAAAACCTCGCCGATCTAACCGGATGGAATCTGCAAAGCATTAGAAAAAAAATGAACTTTGAACAATATAGTAAGATACCCGCTAAGAAATGGTATGAAAGGATCTGGGAGTAA
- a CDS encoding DUF2029 domain-containing protein produces the protein MNKLKQLLIESTFLKVYLFIVLGYFLVQFVTLLNHPSYDYRDFDSYYYAAKNVFTNRIYEFHTVGEDLPLHSMLTKKMMEKMPMLKPDFLPFAKELQAATGLNPIALNRAFVFPYLYPPVLAFYIYPLTLISKLIAFPVWHFLLYAFYFLALVVAIEKLSDEKINLQSKTSVMFFLLLLFFVMPMNNSLYWSQVNGIVLGLFTIAIFKYKDSPILASSCMAFSILIKMSPALFLVYFFLKKEFRFLLYTFLSSVVIIIPTLFFKGITNWIHFFKNLPNISFGEKAIMGTVTVIGSGNHSLKAFVYKVLPWDFPHLSYVHYICGIVLLLFSLFVYFRMKNVSGREEILIIQLNILLIILSPMTWYHHLVFLFPSVVLLFVLYERNKQYSLLHLGFLAVIFYLIFYPVDVLVSHNLYIQTFFESFILLGLMSLFFYVSFLGKKEIPL, from the coding sequence ATGAATAAACTAAAACAGCTATTAATTGAATCCACATTTTTGAAGGTATATCTTTTCATCGTTCTTGGATACTTCCTCGTACAGTTTGTTACCCTACTAAATCATCCTTCTTATGATTATCGTGATTTTGATTCTTATTATTACGCGGCAAAAAACGTTTTTACAAATCGTATTTACGAATTTCATACCGTAGGAGAAGACCTTCCATTACATTCTATGCTTACAAAGAAAATGATGGAGAAGATGCCGATGTTAAAACCGGACTTCTTGCCTTTTGCAAAAGAGTTGCAGGCGGCAACCGGCCTTAACCCGATAGCTCTCAACCGGGCTTTTGTTTTTCCGTATTTATATCCCCCGGTTTTAGCCTTTTATATCTATCCCTTAACCCTTATTTCAAAATTAATCGCTTTTCCTGTCTGGCATTTTCTCTTATATGCCTTTTACTTCCTTGCTTTAGTAGTAGCCATCGAAAAGTTAAGTGATGAGAAGATAAATTTACAATCTAAAACTTCAGTTATGTTTTTCCTCCTTCTCTTATTCTTTGTGATGCCAATGAATAATTCTTTATACTGGTCCCAGGTGAATGGTATAGTTTTGGGTTTATTCACTATTGCCATTTTTAAATATAAGGATTCTCCTATTTTAGCTTCCTCTTGTATGGCATTCTCTATCTTGATTAAGATGAGTCCGGCTTTGTTTTTAGTATACTTCTTTCTGAAAAAAGAATTTCGATTTTTACTTTATACTTTTTTGAGTTCTGTGGTAATTATTATTCCTACTTTGTTTTTTAAGGGGATAACAAATTGGATACATTTTTTTAAGAATTTACCCAACATAAGTTTCGGCGAAAAAGCCATTATGGGAACGGTTACCGTTATAGGTTCGGGAAACCATTCCTTGAAGGCCTTTGTTTATAAGGTCTTACCCTGGGATTTTCCCCATCTGTCGTATGTGCATTATATATGTGGTATTGTATTATTGCTCTTTTCCTTATTTGTTTACTTTCGCATGAAGAATGTTTCGGGAAGAGAGGAAATTCTAATTATTCAATTAAATATACTATTGATCATTTTAAGTCCTATGACCTGGTATCATCATCTGGTATTTTTGTTTCCTTCTGTTGTGCTTCTTTTTGTTCTTTATGAAAGAAATAAACAATATTCTTTACTTCACCTTGGTTTTCTTGCCGTAATTTTCTATCTAATATTTTATCCTGTAGATGTGCTGGTTTCACATAATCTTTATATACAAACTTTTTTTGAATCCTTTATACTTTTGGGATTGATGTCCTTATTTTTCTATGTTAGTTTTTTAGGAAAAAAAGAAATTCCCTTATAA
- a CDS encoding serine protease, whose product MIQYVNLFFIVLLIFSCKKEDKSKIQLENLRKESYNTSLKHQAHIIELSSKFMERTVTIEERDSIDKEKYTVLGTGFFINNEGHILTCYHVVRNKTKVWINLGGTQKHLQAKVIGDDYKYDLALLKAEFEDPIPTKIPHITIPYEEFPARGTEYISFGASHGRRDTLIKGYVANIVNKGIADDRPEEYYLQLSEPVLSGSSGGPVIDLSGKLIGMNRFTYSLGGKGTFGPGFAIPTDILYNFVKNQKEVVSVKTKAMRGIIEIPFTTMYLVKKLNLPDMAGVIVSYPEKDSAAEKAGIKRYDYITHLNGKQIHGFFEFFEDMKKIDKKEDITFSIIREGKKLEITIKGEKE is encoded by the coding sequence ATGATTCAATATGTCAACTTATTTTTTATAGTACTGCTTATATTTTCCTGTAAAAAGGAAGATAAAAGTAAGATACAATTAGAGAATTTAAGGAAGGAAAGTTACAATACAAGCCTAAAGCATCAGGCACATATTATTGAGCTTTCTTCTAAATTTATGGAACGTACAGTAACGATAGAAGAAAGGGACTCTATAGACAAGGAAAAATACACCGTTTTAGGAACCGGCTTTTTTATAAATAACGAAGGCCACATTCTTACCTGCTATCACGTAGTCAGGAACAAAACAAAGGTATGGATCAATTTAGGTGGAACCCAGAAGCACCTTCAGGCAAAAGTCATAGGTGACGATTATAAATACGATTTAGCCCTCCTGAAAGCAGAGTTCGAAGATCCAATTCCCACCAAGATTCCTCATATAACGATTCCGTATGAAGAGTTTCCCGCAAGAGGAACTGAGTATATTTCCTTTGGAGCCTCTCACGGTCGTAGAGATACTCTTATCAAAGGATATGTTGCTAATATTGTAAATAAAGGAATTGCCGATGACAGACCTGAGGAATACTACCTGCAATTAAGTGAGCCGGTCTTATCAGGAAGTTCGGGTGGGCCTGTAATAGACCTATCCGGTAAACTTATAGGTATGAATCGATTTACCTACTCCTTAGGAGGAAAGGGAACCTTCGGACCGGGTTTTGCGATTCCTACAGATATACTTTATAACTTTGTTAAAAACCAGAAAGAAGTTGTTTCTGTAAAAACCAAGGCTATGCGTGGAATTATAGAAATTCCTTTTACAACTATGTATCTGGTAAAAAAACTTAACCTTCCGGATATGGCAGGTGTAATCGTCAGTTACCCGGAAAAAGACTCAGCAGCCGAAAAAGCCGGCATCAAGCGCTATGACTATATCACGCATCTCAACGGCAAACAAATACACGGTTTTTTTGAATTCTTTGAAGACATGAAAAAAATAGATAAAAAAGAAGATATAACTTTCAGTATTATTAGAGAAGGAAAGAAGCTGGAAATTACAATAAAAGGAGAAAAAGAATAA
- a CDS encoding PaaI family thioesterase: MKLPEDIQNLQKIPNRENHKCFACSPMNSAGLKMVFFTNGESVVSEFRIPEHLCGWDDIVHGGIISTILDETMSWSSIYLLKRFILTQSMKVNFIKPIFTGRVSYSQGRIKRMLNPRKAVVEAYLYNEKKELCASSRGIFVLYTTEQARRRHFFSDELIDSYLFIMNS; encoded by the coding sequence ATGAAACTACCGGAAGATATACAAAACTTGCAAAAAATCCCGAATCGCGAGAATCATAAATGTTTTGCCTGTAGTCCTATGAACTCTGCAGGTTTAAAAATGGTTTTTTTTACAAATGGAGAGAGTGTTGTTTCGGAGTTTCGAATACCTGAGCATCTCTGTGGCTGGGACGATATTGTCCATGGAGGAATCATATCTACTATTCTCGATGAGACAATGAGTTGGTCTTCTATCTATCTTTTAAAGCGCTTTATTTTGACACAGTCGATGAAGGTGAATTTCATAAAACCCATTTTTACAGGTCGGGTTTCTTATTCACAGGGTAGAATCAAACGCATGTTGAATCCGAGAAAAGCTGTTGTGGAAGCCTATTTGTATAACGAAAAAAAGGAACTCTGTGCGAGTTCCAGGGGGATTTTTGTACTTTACACTACAGAACAGGCAAGGCGCCGACATTTTTTTAGTGATGAACTTATAGATTCTTATTTATTTATTATGAATTCTTAG
- a CDS encoding sulfate permease, giving the protein MKFLKKPLTKPGLRDISASIAVFLVAIPLCLGIAHASGAPLISGVIAGILGGIVVGILSGSSLSVSGPAAGLTAIVISGIAELKTFEAFLAAVMIGGIVQIIFGFLKAGIISDYIPNSVIKGLLAAIGIILILKQFPHVLGYDIEQFGVSEFSLTPQDLDDSGNKETNTITLFFHSLTHINPGVVLIGVLSLFGLVYWEKHLHHKFRFIPGSLLIVLLGILINEFYRLYLPVYTLDKTHLVNIPILQHPFEVKEFLHFPDFNALKNLATYKLGITIAIVASIETLLSIEAVDNLDPEKRTTPVNRELLAQGVGNTLSGLLGGLPITSVIVRSSVNMNAGGRTKYSTIFHGILLLLSIIAIPSLLNKIPLATLAAILCYTGFKLTRPSIYRELFKQGHIQFIPFVVTALAIVLTDLLIGIVIGSLFAFFFILKDVFSSPIIKVLRTDRSIKIFLGENLTFLHRARIWETLKQIPDNCKVIIDGRRSIYIHHDIEELFLNFHRQAKIRNITLSIIGLKNIHLDTSLKQGKDEIMYNRLLEDNEDWAWEKLQEDSSFFEKLAAGQNPDFLIIGCSDSRVPINMLTKADPGHIFVHRNISNLVRLDDTNLMSILEYSVGVLKVRQIIILGHYNCGGVHAAVTGCTGVVEKWVQPIRKMYEDKLEYINTIKDENERSRRIVELNVIEQTKHLKQVPVVKESIEKYSYPIIHAWVYDLKTGLVKELPIDGSPIRK; this is encoded by the coding sequence ATGAAATTCTTAAAAAAACCACTGACAAAACCCGGACTTCGAGATATTTCCGCATCTATAGCTGTCTTTTTAGTAGCGATTCCCTTATGTCTCGGTATCGCACACGCTTCAGGTGCCCCCCTTATTTCAGGAGTGATAGCCGGGATTCTGGGAGGAATCGTAGTAGGTATTCTCAGTGGTTCAAGTTTAAGCGTTAGCGGACCGGCTGCCGGTCTAACGGCCATTGTAATATCAGGAATTGCCGAACTGAAAACCTTTGAAGCATTTTTAGCCGCAGTGATGATTGGGGGTATCGTTCAAATTATATTCGGTTTTTTAAAAGCCGGTATTATCAGCGATTACATACCAAATTCTGTTATCAAAGGGCTTTTAGCTGCCATCGGTATCATACTCATACTCAAGCAATTTCCTCACGTTTTAGGTTATGATATAGAACAATTTGGAGTATCGGAATTTAGTCTTACTCCCCAGGATCTCGATGATTCAGGTAATAAAGAAACCAACACGATAACTCTTTTCTTTCACTCTCTCACTCATATTAATCCGGGTGTTGTGCTGATAGGCGTTTTATCTTTATTCGGTCTTGTTTACTGGGAGAAACATTTGCACCATAAATTTCGATTTATCCCGGGTTCTCTTCTGATTGTTTTACTCGGAATTCTTATAAATGAGTTTTACAGACTTTATCTGCCGGTTTATACTTTAGATAAAACGCACCTTGTTAATATTCCAATTCTGCAACATCCTTTTGAAGTAAAAGAATTCTTGCACTTCCCTGATTTTAATGCACTAAAAAACCTGGCTACCTATAAGCTTGGAATTACTATAGCCATAGTGGCTTCTATCGAAACTCTTCTTTCTATAGAAGCGGTGGATAATCTGGATCCTGAGAAAAGAACCACACCTGTCAACCGAGAATTATTGGCTCAGGGAGTAGGTAATACTTTAAGCGGTTTGCTGGGTGGTCTCCCGATTACTTCTGTAATTGTTCGAAGTTCTGTCAATATGAATGCGGGGGGAAGAACCAAGTATTCTACAATTTTTCATGGAATACTACTCCTCCTTTCTATAATTGCTATTCCATCTCTATTAAATAAAATTCCCCTGGCAACCCTTGCAGCTATTTTGTGTTATACCGGTTTTAAACTCACCCGTCCTTCTATTTATAGAGAGCTTTTTAAACAGGGTCACATTCAGTTTATTCCTTTTGTGGTGACAGCACTCGCTATTGTTCTTACCGATCTATTAATCGGGATCGTCATAGGTTCTTTATTTGCTTTCTTTTTTATCCTGAAAGATGTGTTTTCTTCTCCTATCATTAAGGTACTTCGTACTGATAGATCGATTAAAATTTTTCTCGGGGAAAATTTAACCTTTCTGCACAGGGCCAGAATCTGGGAAACCTTGAAACAAATTCCGGATAATTGTAAAGTGATTATAGACGGAAGACGTAGTATTTACATTCATCATGATATAGAAGAACTGTTCCTGAATTTTCACAGGCAGGCCAAAATTCGAAATATTACCCTGAGTATTATCGGATTAAAAAATATTCACCTCGATACTTCGTTAAAACAGGGAAAAGATGAGATCATGTACAATCGTCTTTTGGAAGACAATGAAGACTGGGCCTGGGAGAAATTACAGGAAGACTCCTCTTTCTTTGAGAAGTTAGCAGCAGGGCAAAATCCTGATTTCTTAATTATCGGTTGTTCCGATAGTCGAGTTCCGATAAACATGCTGACTAAGGCTGACCCGGGTCACATTTTTGTTCATAGGAATATTTCCAACCTGGTTCGTCTTGATGATACAAACCTCATGTCAATTTTGGAATATAGTGTAGGTGTACTAAAAGTGAGACAAATTATTATTCTCGGTCATTACAACTGCGGTGGTGTACATGCTGCTGTTACCGGTTGTACCGGGGTTGTTGAAAAATGGGTGCAGCCTATTCGGAAAATGTATGAAGATAAATTAGAATATATCAATACAATAAAAGATGAAAATGAAAGAAGCCGTAGAATCGTGGAACTAAATGTAATCGAGCAAACGAAGCATTTAAAACAGGTTCCGGTGGTAAAGGAGTCTATTGAAAAATATTCCTATCCAATCATTCACGCCTGGGTCTATGACTTAAAAACCGGTCTGGTTAAAGAATTACCCATAGATGGAAGTCCTATAAGAAAATGA
- the lipA gene encoding lipoyl synthase: MNPLKKKPRTGNNTAIPDKPDWLKVRLRFPVENDEVRTVRNTLDTRTLHTVCESASCPNLNQCWSRKAATYMIAGDICTRKCRYCDVASGKPLALDLEEPQKVAESAKLLGLRYIVLTSVNRDDLEDGGASHFARTIESIKTLLPKAKVEVLIPDFKGKQSALDILYASKPDIINHNIETVKSLFSHIAPQKDYHLSLKVLENAKSQGFRTKSGIMLGMGETIGEVKECIHDLRMAGTEILTLGQYLQPTKTHHPLVEYIKPEVFVELKEFSLQLGFLHVESGPLVRSSYHADYANSLPEKNQEL; the protein is encoded by the coding sequence ATGAATCCTCTGAAGAAAAAACCCAGAACAGGTAATAATACAGCTATTCCGGACAAGCCGGATTGGTTAAAGGTTCGGCTTCGTTTTCCGGTAGAAAATGATGAAGTTCGAACAGTGAGAAACACTCTTGATACAAGGACATTGCACACCGTTTGTGAAAGTGCTTCCTGTCCTAACTTAAATCAGTGTTGGTCCAGAAAAGCCGCCACCTATATGATTGCCGGAGATATTTGCACCCGAAAGTGTCGCTATTGTGATGTGGCTTCAGGTAAACCATTAGCTCTTGACTTAGAGGAACCTCAAAAAGTTGCTGAATCCGCTAAGCTACTCGGACTTCGCTATATTGTTCTTACTTCAGTGAATCGTGATGACCTGGAAGATGGAGGAGCTTCTCATTTTGCAAGGACTATCGAGTCTATAAAAACCCTTCTTCCGAAGGCTAAGGTGGAAGTTCTTATACCCGATTTTAAAGGCAAGCAGTCTGCCTTAGATATTTTATACGCTTCTAAGCCCGATATCATTAACCACAACATCGAAACTGTGAAAAGTTTATTTAGCCACATAGCACCCCAAAAAGATTATCACCTTTCTCTTAAAGTTCTCGAAAATGCGAAATCTCAGGGATTTCGAACCAAGTCAGGAATTATGCTGGGCATGGGAGAAACCATAGGAGAAGTAAAAGAATGTATCCATGATTTACGAATGGCAGGAACTGAAATTTTAACCCTCGGTCAGTATTTACAGCCCACGAAAACCCATCATCCGCTTGTAGAGTATATCAAACCGGAAGTATTTGTAGAGCTGAAAGAGTTTTCTCTTCAATTAGGTTTTCTGCATGTAGAATCCGGTCCCCTGGTTCGAAGTTCTTATCATGCCGATTATGCTAATTCTCTTCCGGAAAAAAATCAGGAGTTATGA